The Saprospiraceae bacterium genome contains the following window.
TTACGCATCAATTTCAATTCAGGGTTCGATATGCAGAGACCGATCAGATGGGCTATGTATATTATGGCAATTATATGCAGTATTATGAAATAGGGCGCGTAGAGGCCCTTCGAAGTCTAGGAATTTCATATGCGGATCTGGAGAGTCTCCACGGTATTTTTATGCCGGTTGTTTCAGTTTCTATCCGTTATTTACGTCCGGCTTATTATGATAATTTGTTGACCATTGAAACCTCAATTCAGAAATTACCGGAGAACAGCATTCATTTTGATACCAACATTTTCAACGAAGAAAAAGAACGCATCAATTCCGCTCAGATCATTTTA
Protein-coding sequences here:
- a CDS encoding acyl-CoA thioesterase, with amino-acid sequence MFTHQFQFRVRYAETDQMGYVYYGNYMQYYEIGRVEALRSLGISYADLESLHGIFMPVVSVSIRYLRPAYYDNLLTIETSIQKLPENSIHFDTNIFNEEKERINSAQIILCFLKSESKERISTPQFILDKLYPYFEKK